A region of the Candidatus Dadabacteria bacterium genome:
GAAGCAAGAAGGCGAAGAATTCAAGAAGAAGAACAAGAGGAAATAAGAGAATCTATACATATCATTTTCAACTATTTTTCTGTTTCTTGGAAGCCGCTTATGGTTACAAGAGATGATGTTGACAAAGAATGTTCCAAATGGAATGAATGTTCGGAGGAACGAAAAAAAGAAATCTTTGACAGTATAAGAAGGAAAAACTTGAAAAGATTATTAGAGGAGCTAGATGGCAATCAAGAAATCAAAAAACTCTGTGAACAGAAAGAATCTTATGAGGCGAGAAGGAAAGGATTTGTTAGACTTGTTAACCTATTGTTAGATAGCCTTTCACTGGCATCTGTACCTGAATGACTTTTCTTCATGTCTTATTTTCAATGTCTTATCCTAATTGACTAACACCTTGGACACACTCACACTCTCTAAAATTAGCCCTTCCCAAAAGACTCAACTTCTTTTTTGTCTCATGGTTGTCCCCCAACATCTGGCGAGTAAGCCGATAAGCCCTTTCCAGTCTTTGTATAGCCAACGCTATACTTCCTCTAAGTTTACAGATTTCCAAATTGCCAATCAGCACAGGAACTTATCAAAATTATACTTGGTCGCTACTTGGTCGCTTACTTAGTCACTAATCTCCGCACAATCTGCGGAGATTAGCGCATCCGCCGCTTTCCCGCCGTCCCTTCCCCCTCTCCCCGTGTGATAAACTATCCCTCAATGCTCAGTGATATCTTCAAAAAGATAGTCGGGACCAGCAATGACAGGCGGGTGCGGCGCATGTATTACGTTGTGGGGAAAGTGAACGCGCTTGAGGGGGATGTTTCGGCTCTTTCAAACGCGCAGATAGCCGAAAAAACCGCCGGTCTGCGCTCCCGTGTTTCCGGTTCGGAATCTCAGGACAGCCTGAACAAAACACTTGACGAAATCATGCCCGAAGCGTTTGCCCTCGCCCGCGAGGCGGCGCGCCGGGCGGTGGGGATGAGACACTTTGATGTGCAGATAATCGGCGCGATGGTGCTTCACCGGGGAGAGGTCGCCGAGATGAAAACCGGAGAGGGAAAAACCCTTGTCGCCGTTCCCGCCCTGTATCTGAACGCGCTTGCGGGAAAAGGCGCGCATCTGGTAACCGTTAATGACTACCTCGCCGGCAGAGACGCCCTGTGGATGGGAGCGGTTTACAAACTGCTGGGACTTGAGACGGGGGTGGTAACCGCGGGCGGCTCATACCGCGTGGAATGGGAAGACCCCGCCGCCGCAGAAGACGCCGTAAGCGGCAACCTTTCCGTGTGGGAGGGCGAAGTCTCCGAAAAACCGGAAAGCAGTAATTCCGCCGTTGCGGAGGCTCTCAAAACAACCCTTGCCCCGTGCGAAAAGAAAGAGGCGTACGCATGCGACATCACCTACGGGACAAACAATGAATTCGGCTTTGACTACCTCAGAGACAACATGGGCTTTTCGCTTGACGAATACACACAGCGCGACCACTTCTTCGCCATCGTTGACGAGGTGGACAGCATCCTCATAGACGAGGCGCGCACGCCGCTGATAATCTCGGGACCTTCGGGAACTTCAACGGACATTTACCGCAAAATAGACAGGGTGGTTCAGCCCCTTTCCCCCGGCGGCGACTTTTCGGTTGACGAGAAAAACCGCCGGGCGGAACTCACCGAGGAGGGCATCTCAAAGGTTGAGTCCGCGCTGGGGGTTGCAAACCTCTACGACCCCGCAAACCTTGAGACGCTTCACTGCGTCGGGCAGGCGCTTCGGGCGCGCCATCTGTTTCACCGCGATGTGGACTACATGGTGAGAGACGGCAAAGTGGTGATTGTGGACGAGTTCACGGGGCGGCTTATGGAGGGGCGGCGGTGGAGCGACGGGCTGCATCAGGCGGTTGAGGCAAAGGAGAACGCCGATATAGAGCAGGAAAATCAGACGCTCGCCACCATAACGCTTCAGAACTATTTCAGAATGTATGAAAAACTCTCCGGCATGACGGGCACGGCGGACACCGAGGCGTTTGAGTTTGAGAAAATCTACGGGCTGGGCGTTACGGTCATTCCCACCCACAGAGAGATGGTGCGGCGGGATTTTGACGATGTGGTCTACCGCACCGCCGGGGAGAAAAACTCAGCGATTTGCGCCGAGGTCAAACAGATGAACGCCGAAGGCAGGCCCGTTCTTGTGGGCACGGCGTCAATAGAGCATTCCGAAACCATATCCGCGCTCCTGAACAAGGAGGGGATAGACCACCGGGTTCTCAACGCGAAGAATCACGCGCGGGAGGCGGAGATAGTGGCTCAGGCGGGCGCGAAGGGGGCGGTAACGATAGCGACCAACATGGCGGGAAGGGGAACGGACATTGTGCTTGGCGGAAATCCCGCCGACCGCGCCCGGAGGGAGGAGATTGTGAGCCTCGGCGGGCTTCATATAGTCGGCTCTGAAAGGCATGAGTCGCGCCGCATAGACAACCAGCTCCGGGGCCGCAGCGGGCGGCAGGGAGACCCGGGCTCGTCCCGTTTTTATATCGCGCTTGAAGACCCGCTTATGAGGATGTTTGCGTCCGAGAGGGTGGCGTCCATTATGGACATGGTGGGCTGGGAGGAGGGCGTTCCCCTTGAGCACGGGATGATGACGCGGGTCATAGAGTCCGCCCAGAAAAAGGTTGAGGGCAGAAACTTTGATATCAGGAAGCACCTTTTGGATTACGATGATGTTTTGAACACTCAGAGGGAGGTTATTTACAAACTCCGGCGTGAGATACTTGAGGGCGGCGAGGAGTTGAAGCGCAGTTTCGGCGGGGTGGTTTCCAAGGTTTGCGGGGAAATGCTGGAGGAGTTGCGCGCCGCCGGTGGCGGGGACAGGGAGGCGGTTATCCGCGAGGCGCAGAGTGTTTTCAATCTTCCGGAAGAGCCGGACGGGGAGGGGCTTGTGAAGGCGGTGGAGGACAGGCTCGCGGAAAAAGAGGCGGAACTCGGCCCCGAAGCGGCGGATGAGATACGCAGATTTGTCATGCTCCAGACGCTTGATGTGCTGTGGAAAGACCATCTGCTTGCAATGGATCATCTGCGGGAGGGGATAGGGTTTCGGGGATACGCGCAGAAGAACCCGCTTTACGAATACAAAAGCGAGGGTTTTGAGATGTTTTCAAATCTTGTCGCCACTTACGAGGAGGAGATTTGCACAAAGTTTTTCAGCATAAGGATAGCCCGCGGGGAGGATGT
Encoded here:
- the secA gene encoding preprotein translocase subunit SecA, translating into MLSDIFKKIVGTSNDRRVRRMYYVVGKVNALEGDVSALSNAQIAEKTAGLRSRVSGSESQDSLNKTLDEIMPEAFALAREAARRAVGMRHFDVQIIGAMVLHRGEVAEMKTGEGKTLVAVPALYLNALAGKGAHLVTVNDYLAGRDALWMGAVYKLLGLETGVVTAGGSYRVEWEDPAAAEDAVSGNLSVWEGEVSEKPESSNSAVAEALKTTLAPCEKKEAYACDITYGTNNEFGFDYLRDNMGFSLDEYTQRDHFFAIVDEVDSILIDEARTPLIISGPSGTSTDIYRKIDRVVQPLSPGGDFSVDEKNRRAELTEEGISKVESALGVANLYDPANLETLHCVGQALRARHLFHRDVDYMVRDGKVVIVDEFTGRLMEGRRWSDGLHQAVEAKENADIEQENQTLATITLQNYFRMYEKLSGMTGTADTEAFEFEKIYGLGVTVIPTHREMVRRDFDDVVYRTAGEKNSAICAEVKQMNAEGRPVLVGTASIEHSETISALLNKEGIDHRVLNAKNHAREAEIVAQAGAKGAVTIATNMAGRGTDIVLGGNPADRARREEIVSLGGLHIVGSERHESRRIDNQLRGRSGRQGDPGSSRFYIALEDPLMRMFASERVASIMDMVGWEEGVPLEHGMMTRVIESAQKKVEGRNFDIRKHLLDYDDVLNTQREVIYKLRREILEGGEELKRSFGGVVSKVCGEMLEELRAAGGGDREAVIREAQSVFNLPEEPDGEGLVKAVEDRLAEKEAELGPEAADEIRRFVMLQTLDVLWKDHLLAMDHLREGIGFRGYAQKNPLYEYKSEGFEMFSNLVATYEEEICTKFFSIRIARGEDVPDLEAEAPRDVFLSSGGEPAPAPQPAPPVRRSAEKVGRNDPCPCGSGKKYKKCCGG